A part of Terriglobales bacterium genomic DNA contains:
- a CDS encoding M48 family peptidase has protein sequence MIPKLTEIFFEAYRELRPRAPYPEFHVEFFPFSNINNTIRLRQGKVLVRISDLLSGAPEDVLHAIAHILLAKLYRKEIESRHASRYRRYLGRRDVSRKAHLVRQERGRKVLLTAQGRHYNLETIFDDLNMRFFHGLLARPLMTWSRHVSRQSLGHYDPAHNTIVISRVFDRADMPRYGIEYLVYHEMLHLKHPVKLNGSRRCVHPKAFQEEEKLFPELEQAKALLKRL, from the coding sequence GTGATCCCCAAGCTGACGGAAATTTTCTTTGAGGCATACCGCGAGCTGCGTCCGCGAGCGCCTTATCCCGAGTTCCACGTCGAGTTCTTCCCATTTTCCAACATCAACAACACCATTCGCCTGCGACAAGGGAAGGTGCTGGTACGCATCTCTGATCTGCTATCCGGAGCGCCGGAAGATGTCCTGCACGCCATCGCGCACATCCTGCTGGCGAAACTGTATCGCAAGGAAATTGAAAGTCGGCACGCGTCGCGCTATCGCCGCTACTTAGGCAGACGCGATGTTTCGCGCAAAGCGCACCTGGTTCGGCAGGAGCGCGGGCGCAAGGTACTGCTGACTGCGCAGGGACGCCACTACAACCTGGAGACCATCTTCGACGACCTCAACATGCGCTTCTTTCATGGACTCCTTGCGCGTCCGCTGATGACATGGAGCCGCCACGTCTCACGGCAGAGCCTTGGACATTACGATCCCGCGCACAATACCATCGTCATCAGCCGCGTCTTCGATCGCGCCGACATGCCGCGCTATGGAATCGAGTACCTCGTCTATCACGAAATGCTTCACCTGAAGCATCCGGTAAAGCTGAATGGGAGCCGGCGCTGCGTTCATCCCAAAGCTTTTCAGGAAGAAGAAAAGCTCTTTCCTGAATTGGAGCAGGCAAAGGCGCTGCTGAAGAGGCTCTGA